One genomic region from Microcebus murinus isolate Inina chromosome 32, M.murinus_Inina_mat1.0, whole genome shotgun sequence encodes:
- the OSCAR gene encoding osteoclast-associated immunoglobulin-like receptor — MALVLILQLLSLWPLCHADITPSVPPASYSKPWLGVQPAAVVTPGVNVTLRCRAPQVAWRFALFKPGETGPLLFRDVSSELAEFFLEEVTLAQGGSYCCSYRRPDWKPGVWSQPSDELELLVTEQLPRPSLVALPGPVVARGANVSLRCAGRVRGMSFALYREGVAAPLQFRDSAQRWADFPLPGARAPGTYSCYYHTPSAPYVLSQRSEPLVISSEDSGSSDYTRGNLVRLGLAGLVLISLGALVAFDWRSQKRAPGGAGP; from the exons TCCCCCCAGCTTCCTACTCCAAGCCATGGCTAGGGGTTCAGCCAGCTGCAGTTGTGACCCCTGGGGTCAATGTGACCTTGAGGTGCCGAGCGCCTCAAGTTGCCTGGAGGTTTGCACTCTTCAAGCCTGGAGAGACAGGCCCCCTACTCTTCAGGGATGTGTCCTCAGAGCTGGCGGAGttcttcttggaggaggtgactcTGGCCCAAGGAGGCAGTTACTGCTGCAGCTACCGGAGGCCTGACTGGAAGCCAGGTGTCTGGTCCCAGCCCAGTGATGAGCTGGAACTGCTGGTGACAG AGCAGCTGCCGCGGCCGTCGCTGGTGGCGCTGCCCGGGCCGGTGGTGGCGCGCGGCGCCAACGTGAGCCTGCGCTGCGCCGGCCGCGTGCGCGGCATGAGCTTCGCGCTGTACCGCGAGGGCGTGGCGGCCCCGCTGCAGTTCCGCGACTCCGCGCAGCGCTGGGCCGACTTCCCGCTGCCCGGCGCCCGCGCCCCGGGCACCTACAGCTGCTACTACCACACGCCCTCCGCCCCCTACGTGCTGTCGCAGCGCAGTGAGCCGCTGGTCATCAGCTCGGaag ACTCTGGCTCCTCGGACTACACCCGGGGGAACCTCGTTCGCCTGGGGCTGGCCGGCCTGGTCCTCATCTCCCTGGGTGCGCTGGTCGCGTTCGATTGGCGCAGCCAGAAGCGCGCCCCTGGCGGGGCTGGGCCCTGA